A single window of Xylocopilactobacillus apicola DNA harbors:
- a CDS encoding S8 family serine peptidase, producing MSKTIKLLGSFLLLFAPVAQTQGVLAQQNQTGNKTSMEKQLRSNSNDYKSWATNEYYQAVKAQLSTRGVDVSKLNFSDLSCQSVKVIVELDDKPAVNQIDVNPGTTEAADQIDQAANNVIDGQTDIKDQVEEITGNKVKHAYGYLFNGFSITAKPNQIPKIKNLPGVKKVTVSHQYRPTDATANDLANVQKVWSNNHLKGEGMVISIIDTGIDSTHKDLRLTDPSKEKITSTKGNNMAKTLGYGKACSDKIPFAYNYADGTSETVWDTGTTMHGMHVAGIAAANGNDGNASKDAQGIAPEAQLLNMKVFSNSSNTASDDDIISAIEDSVKLGADVINLSLGSTAGDVDSKDPEQIALANAAKQGVIPVVAAGNEGMSNSANGTDVPFYQADDSDTVNAPGVSADAITVASSENSSQMKNTAKIVDSSGKDVLGKEISGQLSTVASFASVSGHGFYVAKNGKDGLPGIGNPEDFDDNAKDKIAIVTRGTTTFLEKQENAKAWGAVGIVIIDNNPNDSQLNFSWDETFPSLGVTTNDGKALVKAVNAAPQATYTISIGKQKVASLNGGKMSSFTSWGPTNDLSFKPDITAPGGQILSLANKNSYKTMSGTSMATPFIAGATAILAESLKKEGLNLSKDQLTKFAKTSLMNTAKPMLDVSSQGNLVSPRQQGSGLIQLDKAVDNRVSATTPTGDSSFALKEIGQNVDMTVTLTNRGDREVKYTFNDHGGPWTSNDQLNRKVNEMRISKASLTTDSNTVVVPAHGTKNVVVHLTLPMDFPNQKFVEGYIGFDSESSPNLVIPYLGFHGKWGQSPIIDQPSWSQDSIFGGGYFKDSDGNILGSNLPRSIRKEQNSAPDFSSDPSRILKHIKPETVAISPNNDGNQDYAYPTYYLLKNGRNPSFEIVDSNNKVIKIIDQETNIRKSFYDAKSGAFTTSTHEGLAWDGKVWDEKQGKNVKVADGNYKYRLTVNPTTPNSLIQTQDLPIKVDTVEPKLTNIQLQRDSNGLYLSVDLSDSNSGIQNMGVMNTTINGVPQNYNLYDDSGKKVSLNPLKVRLVPEQVASLTSGKNQIEVGVLDNAGNYGYTKKLMPVPGLSAQGLVTYNLQNGQRISTATPYVDAKNSMMTINGWYNRDIYINGKLGKIDPNNIFSVKVPIPSDGIFRFSTDPNGKNIIRTVKTVIAMKTRPIYINDSGKTVNTDKSSYEVKGTVDPGITKVTIKGGKKDVIINANDLFFDRSFVRKLDLHYGVNKLTITTTDIDGNVSEPVTITVNSSYDDDPSDQVTFNDEDLEKVGDTKVITTKTKGFNTENGMYTISGKLKRPVGALKIAGEAVKYDPKNLTFKKTIQLPTNGYKSIWVYVVDKNGKTLVDGSIRFKVDTNLPTISFNDSKNWRQDEQGNYQVTTLRNPYVISGTANDNYSGFKVFANNSVVSVTPAFGLYNQSTGFPVNFSVSANLKPGLNRYQISVIDSSGNIVSHNLNITYQGLK from the coding sequence ATGAGTAAAACTATTAAATTACTTGGTTCTTTTTTGTTGCTGTTTGCGCCAGTTGCACAAACTCAAGGAGTTTTGGCGCAACAAAATCAAACTGGAAATAAGACCTCGATGGAAAAACAGTTACGATCTAACTCTAATGATTACAAATCATGGGCGACAAATGAGTATTACCAGGCGGTTAAGGCTCAACTTTCTACTCGTGGTGTCGATGTAAGCAAGTTAAATTTTTCGGATTTAAGCTGTCAATCTGTTAAAGTTATTGTTGAGTTAGACGATAAACCAGCAGTTAATCAAATTGATGTTAATCCAGGTACCACTGAAGCTGCAGATCAAATTGATCAGGCGGCCAATAATGTTATTGACGGACAAACTGACATTAAAGATCAAGTTGAAGAAATTACCGGAAACAAGGTCAAACATGCATACGGATATCTTTTTAATGGTTTTTCGATTACCGCAAAACCAAATCAAATTCCTAAGATCAAGAATCTTCCTGGAGTTAAAAAAGTGACAGTTTCGCATCAATATCGTCCAACAGATGCAACTGCTAATGATTTAGCAAATGTGCAAAAAGTCTGGTCGAATAACCATTTAAAAGGTGAAGGAATGGTAATTTCGATTATTGATACCGGAATTGATTCAACTCACAAGGATCTCCGGTTAACCGATCCGAGCAAAGAAAAAATTACGTCCACCAAAGGTAATAATATGGCTAAAACTTTGGGATATGGCAAGGCCTGTTCTGATAAAATTCCTTTTGCTTATAATTACGCTGATGGGACTAGTGAAACTGTGTGGGATACGGGAACAACCATGCACGGAATGCATGTTGCTGGAATTGCGGCGGCTAACGGTAATGATGGCAATGCAAGCAAAGACGCACAAGGGATTGCTCCTGAGGCGCAGCTGTTAAATATGAAAGTGTTCAGCAATTCTTCAAATACAGCCTCAGATGACGATATAATCAGTGCAATTGAAGATTCAGTTAAGCTGGGTGCCGATGTAATTAATTTGTCGCTAGGTTCAACTGCTGGAGACGTTGATTCTAAAGATCCTGAACAAATTGCTTTAGCCAATGCTGCTAAGCAAGGAGTGATTCCGGTTGTTGCAGCAGGTAATGAAGGTATGTCTAATTCTGCCAACGGAACAGATGTCCCTTTTTATCAAGCAGATGATTCAGATACAGTGAATGCTCCAGGAGTATCAGCAGATGCGATTACTGTAGCTTCATCAGAGAACAGTAGCCAAATGAAAAATACGGCGAAAATTGTTGATTCTTCAGGTAAGGACGTTTTAGGAAAAGAAATTTCAGGTCAGTTATCAACAGTTGCTAGTTTTGCTTCAGTTTCAGGTCATGGTTTTTACGTTGCTAAAAACGGCAAAGATGGGTTACCAGGAATTGGCAACCCGGAAGATTTTGATGACAATGCAAAAGATAAAATTGCTATTGTCACTCGTGGCACTACAACTTTCTTAGAAAAGCAAGAAAATGCTAAAGCTTGGGGAGCTGTTGGGATTGTAATAATTGATAACAATCCAAATGACTCTCAATTAAATTTCTCGTGGGATGAAACATTTCCTTCTCTGGGTGTAACGACAAATGACGGGAAAGCGCTTGTAAAAGCTGTCAATGCTGCACCTCAAGCAACTTATACAATTTCGATTGGTAAACAAAAGGTTGCTAGTTTAAATGGTGGTAAAATGTCTTCGTTTACTTCATGGGGACCAACCAACGATCTTTCATTTAAGCCAGATATTACTGCCCCAGGGGGTCAAATTTTGTCCTTGGCAAATAAAAATAGCTATAAGACAATGAGCGGTACTTCAATGGCAACGCCTTTTATTGCGGGAGCGACGGCGATTTTAGCAGAAAGTCTCAAAAAAGAAGGACTTAATCTAAGTAAAGATCAATTAACTAAATTTGCGAAAACAAGCCTGATGAATACAGCAAAACCGATGTTAGATGTTAGTAGTCAAGGCAATCTTGTATCTCCAAGGCAGCAAGGCTCTGGCTTGATTCAATTAGATAAAGCAGTTGATAATCGAGTGAGTGCAACGACGCCTACGGGAGACAGTTCTTTTGCTTTAAAAGAAATTGGTCAAAACGTTGACATGACCGTAACTTTAACTAATCGGGGCGATCGAGAGGTTAAATACACTTTTAATGATCATGGTGGTCCTTGGACTAGTAATGATCAATTAAATCGCAAGGTCAATGAAATGAGAATTTCTAAAGCCTCTTTAACGACTGATAGCAATACGGTTGTGGTTCCAGCACATGGGACGAAAAATGTTGTAGTGCATTTAACATTACCGATGGATTTTCCAAATCAAAAATTTGTTGAAGGTTATATTGGATTTGACAGTGAATCATCACCTAATTTAGTAATTCCTTATCTTGGCTTCCATGGAAAATGGGGTCAAAGTCCGATTATTGATCAACCTTCCTGGAGTCAAGATTCCATTTTTGGTGGTGGTTATTTTAAAGATAGTGATGGTAATATTTTAGGCTCTAATTTACCAAGAAGTATTCGCAAAGAACAAAACAGTGCGCCTGATTTTAGTTCTGATCCAAGTCGCATTTTGAAGCATATTAAACCAGAAACCGTTGCAATTTCGCCAAACAATGATGGAAATCAAGATTACGCATACCCAACTTATTACTTGCTGAAAAATGGTCGCAATCCATCTTTTGAAATTGTGGATTCTAATAACAAGGTTATAAAGATAATCGATCAAGAAACCAATATTAGAAAATCTTTTTATGACGCTAAAAGTGGTGCTTTTACGACGTCTACGCATGAAGGATTGGCTTGGGACGGTAAAGTTTGGGACGAAAAACAAGGAAAAAATGTTAAAGTCGCTGATGGAAATTATAAATATCGATTAACGGTCAATCCGACAACACCGAATTCTTTGATTCAAACTCAAGATTTGCCTATTAAAGTAGATACTGTGGAGCCCAAGCTAACAAATATTCAATTACAACGTGATTCCAATGGCTTGTATTTAAGTGTCGATTTGAGCGATTCAAACAGTGGGATCCAGAATATGGGCGTGATGAATACCACGATCAATGGCGTACCACAAAACTACAACCTTTATGATGATTCTGGCAAAAAGGTTTCGTTGAATCCGCTTAAAGTTCGGTTGGTTCCTGAACAAGTTGCTAGTTTAACGAGTGGTAAAAATCAAATTGAAGTTGGGGTGCTAGATAACGCTGGCAATTACGGTTACACCAAGAAACTGATGCCCGTGCCGGGTTTATCTGCTCAAGGTTTAGTAACTTACAATTTACAAAATGGGCAACGAATTTCGACGGCAACACCATATGTTGATGCCAAAAATTCAATGATGACGATTAATGGTTGGTATAATCGGGATATTTATATCAACGGCAAACTTGGTAAAATTGATCCGAACAATATCTTTTCCGTCAAAGTTCCAATTCCGTCGGACGGCATTTTCCGATTTTCTACTGATCCTAACGGCAAAAATATAATTCGAACTGTTAAAACAGTAATTGCAATGAAGACACGTCCAATCTATATTAATGACTCAGGCAAGACGGTTAATACTGATAAAAGTTCTTACGAAGTAAAGGGAACCGTTGATCCTGGAATTACGAAAGTTACAATCAAAGGCGGCAAGAAAGACGTCATAATAAATGCAAATGATTTGTTTTTTGATCGTAGTTTTGTTAGAAAATTAGATCTGCATTACGGGGTAAATAAATTAACGATTACGACAACAGATATCGACGGTAATGTATCTGAGCCAGTGACAATTACAGTTAATTCTTCTTACGACGATGATCCAAGTGATCAAGTGACGTTTAATGACGAAGATTTGGAAAAAGTTGGCGACACGAAAGTTATCACAACCAAAACGAAAGGTTTTAATACCGAAAATGGCATGTATACTATTTCAGGTAAACTAAAAAGACCAGTTGGAGCATTAAAAATTGCGGGAGAAGCTGTTAAATACGATCCAAAAAATTTAACGTTCAAGAAAACAATTCAATTACCGACTAACGGTTATAAATCAATTTGGGTCTATGTGGTTGATAAAAATGGCAAGACCTTAGTGGACGGCTCGATTCGTTTTAAAGTTGATACAAATTTGCCGACAATTAGTTTTAATGATTCCAAAAATTGGCGTCAGGATGAACAAGGAAATTATCAAGTAACAACTTTGAGAAATCCATATGTAATTAGTGGAACCGCTAATGATAATTATTCTGGCTTTAAAGTTTTTGCCAATAACAGTGTTGTTTCAGTAACACCAGCTTTTGGATTGTACAATCAAAGTACAGGATTTCCGGTTAATTTCTCTGTAAGTGCTAATTTGAAACCGGGGCTCAATCGGTATCAAATTTCCGTTATTGATTCATCGGGAAATATTGTTAGTCACAATCTAAACATCACATATCAAGGGTTAAAATAA
- a CDS encoding DeoR/GlpR family DNA-binding transcription regulator encodes MDATARRAAIVNILKKNNFIKILELSKSLNVTRETVRRDLYSLEKKGIVRTVRGGAVLNVAMNETDYDRRAQENIKEKHVIAKAFVDFVSEGDTIYLDYGTTSLAVAKILKHFSELTIVTNSIPIINELYKVSGIEVIVLGGIVRKNEGALYGNSAISAVQDMVINVGFFSGSGITPEYGLTNHHSGEAELARDIIKRCQKKIIGVDHHKFGKAFLNKVMKISEMDVLITENISDEQIIHDLQLNTDLIIASS; translated from the coding sequence ATGGATGCAACAGCACGGCGCGCGGCTATTGTTAATATCCTCAAGAAGAATAATTTTATTAAGATCTTGGAGTTAAGCAAGTCTTTAAATGTTACAAGAGAAACTGTAAGAAGAGATTTATACAGCTTGGAAAAGAAGGGCATTGTTCGGACTGTACGTGGTGGTGCCGTACTGAACGTTGCGATGAACGAAACAGATTATGATCGCAGAGCGCAGGAAAACATTAAGGAAAAACATGTTATTGCCAAAGCTTTTGTCGATTTTGTCAGTGAGGGAGATACCATCTACTTAGATTACGGTACCACCAGTTTGGCTGTTGCCAAAATATTGAAGCATTTTTCAGAATTAACAATTGTCACCAATTCAATCCCGATTATTAACGAACTTTACAAAGTAAGTGGAATCGAAGTAATTGTTTTAGGTGGAATTGTTAGAAAAAACGAAGGTGCTCTATATGGAAACAGTGCAATCAGTGCAGTCCAAGATATGGTTATAAACGTTGGATTTTTCTCTGGCAGTGGGATTACTCCTGAATATGGGTTAACGAACCATCACTCAGGCGAAGCAGAACTAGCCAGAGACATCATTAAACGATGCCAGAAAAAAATTATTGGAGTTGATCACCACAAATTTGGCAAAGCCTTTCTTAACAAAGTTATGAAGATCTCTGAGATGGATGTTTTAATTACTGAAAATATTTCAGATGAGCAGATCATTCATGATTTACAGTTAAATACCGACTTAATCATAGCTTCAAGCTAG
- a CDS encoding aldose 1-epimerase family protein, with protein MFTIENENFRATINQTGAELQSVQNKKQDNYEYIWNDQSGKFWHRHSPILFPAAGRSNNDQYELNGKIYPMMQHGFARDYPWKVTNQTTEQITFELHENADSLKIYPFKFTLAVTYQLNDQGLNVSTKVTNNTEQEMPFALGFHPAFNTFTRSDGSFDDYSLTLEPVNGNIKFFAPGTAPFINGQIEDLKESDGNQIPLTHELLDDGFVLIANTEIDKSTLSTPNHERSVTIECGNFPYLNVWSQEHANAPFICVEPFAGLPDIESDQPTDWYHKKGNSIVKPNETTELHFQIDFK; from the coding sequence ATGTTTACCATTGAAAACGAAAATTTTCGTGCCACGATTAACCAAACTGGAGCTGAATTACAATCAGTTCAAAATAAAAAACAAGATAACTATGAATATATTTGGAATGATCAAAGCGGAAAATTCTGGCATCGCCATTCGCCGATTTTATTCCCAGCAGCTGGTCGTTCTAACAACGATCAATACGAATTAAACGGCAAAATTTACCCGATGATGCAGCATGGTTTTGCCCGTGACTATCCGTGGAAGGTCACTAATCAAACAACCGAGCAAATCACATTTGAGCTCCACGAAAATGCTGATTCTCTTAAAATTTACCCATTTAAATTCACTTTAGCTGTTACTTATCAATTGAATGATCAAGGCCTCAATGTTTCAACAAAAGTAACCAACAACACTGAACAAGAAATGCCATTCGCCCTCGGATTCCATCCGGCATTCAACACATTTACACGCAGTGATGGCAGTTTTGATGATTATTCCCTGACCCTTGAGCCCGTTAATGGCAACATAAAATTCTTTGCGCCTGGCACTGCTCCTTTTATCAACGGTCAAATTGAAGATTTAAAAGAAAGTGACGGAAATCAAATCCCCCTCACTCACGAACTACTTGATGATGGTTTTGTTTTAATTGCCAATACTGAAATCGATAAATCTACCCTTTCAACTCCTAATCATGAGCGCAGTGTAACAATCGAGTGCGGCAACTTCCCTTATCTCAACGTATGGAGTCAAGAACATGCAAATGCGCCATTTATCTGTGTTGAACCTTTTGCAGGGCTTCCTGATATTGAATCAGATCAACCTACTGATTGGTATCACAAAAAAGGCAACTCGATTGTGAAACCCAACGAAACTACTGAGCTCCATTTCCAAATTGATTTTAAATAA
- a CDS encoding tagatose 1,6-diphosphate aldolase: MSVKLTADQIKHLKNLSDSNNVISALAIDQRGSLQKMLAAAANKPADETTIVDFKKAVSAELTKYASAILLDPEYGLPASKVRSNDSGLLLSYEKTGYDATEPGRFPDLIDDQSALRIKEEGGDAVKFLLYYDVDEPDSINDRKKAFVERVGAEAKENGLPLFFEIVTYDGKNESASEAEFAKVKPHKVIEATREFSKPRYNISVLKLEVPVNQKYVEGFNGDNEVVYSQDEAKKYYKEQSDATDLPFIFLSAGVTNELFLKELQFAKEAGSEFNGVLCGRATWKPGIEPFAKDGEAAGQKWLETEGKANIDSLNKVLAETATPWTNRVEQAD; the protein is encoded by the coding sequence ATGTCTGTAAAACTTACAGCAGATCAGATTAAACATCTTAAAAATTTGTCAGATAGCAATAACGTTATCTCAGCTTTAGCTATTGACCAGCGTGGATCTTTACAAAAGATGCTCGCAGCAGCAGCTAACAAGCCAGCCGATGAAACAACAATCGTTGATTTCAAAAAAGCAGTTTCAGCTGAATTGACAAAATACGCAAGTGCAATTTTGTTGGATCCTGAATATGGTTTACCAGCAAGTAAAGTTCGTTCTAATGATTCTGGTTTATTATTATCATATGAGAAGACTGGTTACGACGCTACTGAACCAGGACGTTTCCCTGATTTAATCGATGATCAAAGCGCGCTTAGAATTAAAGAAGAAGGCGGCGACGCAGTTAAATTCTTGCTTTACTATGATGTTGATGAACCAGATTCAATCAACGATCGTAAGAAGGCTTTCGTAGAACGTGTTGGTGCTGAAGCTAAAGAAAATGGTCTTCCATTATTCTTTGAAATCGTAACTTACGATGGCAAGAACGAATCAGCTTCGGAAGCAGAATTTGCTAAGGTTAAACCTCACAAAGTTATCGAAGCTACTCGTGAATTCAGCAAACCTCGCTACAACATTTCTGTCTTAAAACTTGAAGTTCCAGTTAACCAGAAATATGTAGAAGGCTTCAATGGTGACAACGAAGTTGTTTACTCACAAGACGAAGCTAAGAAATACTACAAGGAACAATCAGATGCAACTGATTTACCATTCATCTTCCTCTCAGCAGGCGTTACTAACGAATTATTCTTAAAAGAATTACAATTCGCTAAAGAAGCTGGTTCTGAATTTAATGGTGTTCTTTGTGGTCGTGCAACTTGGAAACCAGGAATCGAACCATTTGCTAAAGATGGCGAAGCTGCTGGTCAAAAATGGTTAGAAACTGAAGGTAAAGCTAACATCGACAGCTTAAACAAAGTTTTAGCTGAAACAGCTACTCCTTGGACCAACCGAGTTGAACAAGCTGACTAA
- a CDS encoding PTS galactitol transporter subunit IIC translates to MQVIQYIVNLGPSVMIPLIIFIVGLIFGNGIGKSLRSGISIGIGFVGIDLVVSLLTNNLGKAAEAMAKNFHLGLEVIDIGWPGTSPMAWASNMGLIAIPVAIGVNLIMLVTKMTKVVNVDIWNIWHMAFTGAIVQIATGNYILGIIAIAIHAAIAYKLGDIYKPVTDNFFELEGISVPHGTSAYMGVFAKPIDDLIDRIPVINKITLNSKTIETKFGVLGQPSIIGAFLGVVIGLLARFSIAKSLQLGIQMAAVMVLMPVVVKFIMEGLIPISQSAKKVMDKRFKGSNFTIGMDPALLLGNSDVIAAGLLFVPITLLIAIIVPGNKVLPFGDLATIGFFIAIATGVHHGNIFRVLISGSCIMFITIWISNQMWTLQDKLGRATHLLAAGKKVSSLDQAGSPITYLLTKGFTLEMSIGFFVILILFVSAFIYTYVSYKKDRLYKVDSKKNS, encoded by the coding sequence GTGCAAGTAATTCAATATATTGTTAATTTAGGACCTAGCGTTATGATTCCGCTGATTATTTTTATTGTTGGTTTGATCTTTGGAAATGGGATCGGCAAATCGTTACGTTCAGGGATTTCAATTGGAATTGGCTTCGTCGGCATCGACTTAGTAGTTTCACTTTTGACAAATAATTTGGGCAAAGCCGCAGAGGCAATGGCCAAAAACTTTCATTTAGGACTAGAGGTTATTGATATCGGGTGGCCTGGAACCTCACCAATGGCATGGGCTTCTAATATGGGATTAATCGCAATTCCGGTTGCAATTGGAGTCAACCTCATCATGTTAGTAACTAAAATGACTAAAGTTGTTAATGTTGATATCTGGAACATTTGGCATATGGCATTTACTGGAGCAATTGTTCAAATTGCAACCGGTAATTACATTTTAGGAATTATTGCAATTGCAATTCATGCTGCTATTGCATATAAGTTAGGTGATATTTACAAACCGGTCACTGATAATTTCTTTGAATTAGAAGGAATTTCTGTTCCGCACGGAACTTCAGCTTACATGGGTGTTTTTGCTAAACCGATTGACGATTTAATTGATCGGATTCCGGTTATTAACAAAATAACTTTGAATTCAAAAACTATCGAAACAAAGTTTGGAGTTTTGGGGCAACCTTCAATCATTGGAGCTTTTCTAGGAGTTGTAATTGGATTATTGGCTCGTTTCAGTATTGCCAAATCTCTCCAACTAGGAATCCAAATGGCAGCCGTAATGGTCTTAATGCCAGTTGTTGTTAAATTTATTATGGAAGGTTTAATTCCAATTTCACAATCAGCCAAAAAAGTCATGGATAAACGCTTCAAAGGCAGTAACTTCACAATTGGGATGGATCCTGCTCTGTTACTTGGCAACTCCGACGTTATTGCTGCTGGATTGTTATTCGTCCCAATAACCCTTTTAATTGCAATCATTGTCCCAGGAAATAAGGTTTTACCTTTTGGTGATTTAGCAACAATTGGATTTTTCATCGCAATTGCAACGGGGGTTCACCACGGAAATATCTTTAGAGTATTAATATCTGGCTCATGTATTATGTTTATTACAATCTGGATCTCCAATCAAATGTGGACACTTCAAGATAAACTTGGTCGGGCAACTCATCTATTAGCAGCTGGCAAAAAAGTATCCTCTTTGGACCAAGCTGGTAGCCCAATCACGTATCTTTTGACTAAGGGTTTCACACTTGAAATGTCAATTGGATTCTTTGTGATATTAATTTTATTTGTTAGTGCATTTATTTATACGTATGTAAGTTACAAAAAGGATCGCTTATATAAAGTAGATTCTAAGAAAAATAGTTAA
- a CDS encoding SDR family oxidoreductase, translating into MVVSDWLDIKDRVFIVTGGSSGIGNAIVEELLADGAKVVNADLKPGNVTNENLTYIKTDVTNKKEVDDLVQKTISMYGTIDGLVNNAGINIPRVITDPKDPNGKYVIDEANYEKMFNVNVKSTFLMSSAVSKVLVKNKSGVIVNMSSESGLEGSQGAGIYSGTKGAINGFTRAWAKELGQYNVRVIGVAPGVLEATGLRTLDYEEALAYSRHESVEDLRKGYANTSTIPLGRSGKLSEVANLVAFFLSDRSGYMTGQTVNVSGGKSRG; encoded by the coding sequence ATGGTAGTTAGTGATTGGTTAGACATTAAAGATAGAGTATTCATTGTTACTGGCGGTTCATCAGGAATTGGAAACGCAATTGTTGAGGAACTACTTGCTGACGGAGCAAAAGTGGTTAATGCAGATTTAAAGCCAGGTAACGTAACTAATGAGAATCTAACTTACATCAAGACAGATGTTACAAACAAAAAAGAAGTCGATGATCTTGTTCAAAAGACGATTTCTATGTATGGAACTATCGATGGGCTTGTCAACAATGCGGGCATCAATATCCCAAGAGTTATCACAGACCCCAAAGATCCCAACGGAAAATATGTTATTGATGAAGCTAACTACGAAAAGATGTTTAACGTAAATGTCAAAAGCACTTTCTTAATGTCGTCTGCTGTAAGCAAAGTTCTTGTCAAAAACAAGTCGGGTGTGATTGTTAATATGTCTTCTGAATCCGGCTTAGAAGGATCTCAGGGAGCCGGAATCTATTCTGGCACTAAAGGCGCGATTAACGGTTTTACTCGAGCTTGGGCAAAAGAATTGGGTCAATATAATGTAAGAGTTATTGGAGTTGCTCCAGGGGTTCTCGAAGCAACTGGCCTTAGAACCTTGGATTACGAAGAAGCATTGGCTTATTCTAGACATGAATCAGTAGAGGATCTTCGAAAAGGTTATGCAAACACTTCAACAATTCCATTAGGTCGAAGCGGCAAATTAAGTGAAGTAGCTAATCTAGTAGCTTTCTTCCTTTCAGATCGTTCAGGTTATATGACTGGTCAAACTGTCAACGTTTCGGGTGGAAAATCACGCGGGTAG
- the celB gene encoding PTS cellobiose transporter subunit IIC, producing MDTTQKGALKDNITKVAGKFASSRFVRAIMDAGYSVIPFTIIGAIFLILTVLPQAFPNPGFADFYADTLGRFSNLYQVVYNSTMGILAIIFSGTFTYSYTKIYATEEQLNLNPLNALWMFLMAFFINVPQMFWKNGSIQLEQSLKDANIVVGGYAVSAGGVARLASVGIFTGLVVGWITVQVYRFTVKHNWQIKMPESVPAGVSNSFSALIPGVCVAVVVFLMSLIFILLGTDLFKVLYIPFSFVSKITNTWWGFMIIVFLIHFLWWFGIHGATIINSFTTPILLANMADNVKGAHNFFAGDPMNAMVILGGSGATLGVSIWLATRARSTQLKEIGKLEIIPAIFNINEPLIFGLPIVYNVDLFVPFVFAPMASGLVAYLAISTNLVPKIIIQQPWPTPIGLGGLIATTSWKGAVAAVVCTLVSFVVWYPFIKRYDNALLKKEKDVTTETK from the coding sequence ATGGATACAACCCAAAAAGGGGCGTTAAAAGACAATATCACTAAAGTTGCTGGAAAGTTTGCATCTTCGCGATTTGTCAGAGCAATAATGGATGCTGGATACAGCGTTATACCGTTTACAATCATCGGGGCAATTTTTTTGATTTTAACGGTTTTACCACAGGCTTTTCCAAATCCAGGATTTGCGGATTTTTATGCCGATACTTTAGGAAGATTTTCTAATTTATATCAAGTTGTTTACAATTCAACGATGGGGATTTTAGCAATTATTTTTTCGGGAACTTTTACGTATTCTTATACTAAAATTTATGCCACTGAAGAACAGTTGAATCTTAATCCTTTGAATGCTTTGTGGATGTTTTTGATGGCATTTTTCATTAATGTACCGCAAATGTTTTGGAAAAATGGTTCAATTCAATTAGAACAATCTTTAAAAGATGCCAATATTGTTGTTGGTGGGTATGCTGTTTCTGCTGGTGGAGTTGCCAGATTAGCATCGGTCGGGATTTTTACCGGATTAGTTGTGGGCTGGATTACAGTGCAAGTATATCGCTTTACCGTGAAGCATAATTGGCAAATCAAAATGCCAGAATCAGTTCCAGCAGGAGTTTCAAATTCATTTAGTGCATTGATCCCTGGAGTTTGTGTGGCGGTCGTTGTGTTCTTAATGAGTTTGATCTTTATCCTTTTAGGGACGGATTTATTTAAAGTTCTATATATTCCATTCTCGTTTGTAAGCAAGATTACTAACACATGGTGGGGCTTTATGATCATTGTTTTCTTGATCCACTTCCTTTGGTGGTTCGGAATTCACGGAGCGACGATTATCAATTCATTTACGACTCCGATTTTGTTAGCTAATATGGCTGATAACGTTAAAGGCGCTCATAACTTCTTTGCGGGCGATCCAATGAATGCGATGGTTATTCTTGGTGGATCTGGCGCGACGTTGGGAGTTTCGATCTGGTTAGCAACAAGAGCACGCTCAACCCAGTTAAAAGAAATTGGTAAACTGGAAATTATTCCAGCGATCTTTAATATTAATGAACCGCTAATTTTTGGATTGCCAATTGTGTATAATGTTGATTTATTTGTTCCATTTGTTTTTGCGCCAATGGCCTCAGGTTTAGTGGCTTATCTAGCAATTTCTACGAATTTGGTACCAAAGATTATCATCCAGCAACCGTGGCCAACCCCAATTGGCTTAGGAGGCTTAATTGCTACTACTAGCTGGAAAGGTGCGGTAGCAGCGGTTGTCTGCACCCTAGTTTCCTTTGTAGTTTGGTATCCTTTTATCAAGCGCTATGATAACGCGTTGCTTAAAAAAGAAAAAGACGTTACAACTGAAACAAAATAA